In the genome of Rhodothermales bacterium, the window GGCATCGCTGCGTACCGGAGGGGAGAAAGGACACGCCGGGGCGTGCGGGGAACCGGGTCGGGCGGGCGGCTACTGCCGGCTGATCTCGAGGATCTTGAGCGGGACCTTGCCGGCGGGCACCGTGATCTCCACGACGTCGCCAACTTCGTGGCCGAGCAAGCCTTTCCCGACCGGGCTCGCGATCGAGATCTTGCCCTTCGCCATGTCCGCTTCTTCGGCGGAGACGAGGGTGTACGTCGCCTCCTTCTTCGTCTTCACGTTCTCCACCCGGACGGTCGAGAGGATGAAGACCTTGGAGTCGTCGATCTGCTTCTCGTCGACGAGGCGGGCGCTCGCGATCGTCGTTTCGAGCTTCGCGATGCGGGCTTCGTGGTGGCCCTGCGCCTCTTTGGCAGCGTCGTACTCCGCGTTCTCCGAGAGGTCGCCCTGCGCGCGCGCCTCGGCGATCTCCTGGGCGATCCGTTGCCGCCCCTCGGTCTTGGCGAGGCGGAGTTCTTCCTTGAGCTTGTCGAGCGCTTCTTGCGTGAGATAAACCGGCTTGTCCATGCCCGTCGTGGTACCCTGAAAACAAAAAAGAACGCCACGTCCCGACCGGGAGGCGGCGATGGAAAGCGGAATATACGGCGACGAAGGGCGTCACCGCCATTGAAGTCAGGAGAATACCGATAGCGCCTGCGCCGTCACGTCGAAGCCGTCGATCGTCACCACCCGGAGCGAGCCGGGCCGGACGGCGCGGGGCCCGGTCGCGCGGACTCGGGGCGAACAGCGGGCTGGGCGGGCGGCGCGGTCGTGGCGAATACGGGTGAGGCCGGGCCGCCGTCGGTCCGCACGTCGAGGAGGCGGCGGGCGGTCCAATACGTCTCTTGGAAGTGTCGCTGGTTGAAATCGTCGACGAGCACGCGGTCGCGCGACGACGAGGCGTGGAGGAGGCGTCCGCCGTCGAGGTAGATACCGACGTGGCGCTGGTCGGGGCCGGTGCGGAAGAAGACGAGGTCGCCCGTGCGGAGGTCGTCCCGGCGCACGGCGATGCCCTCGTTGACCTGCGTCCGCGTCGAGCGCGTGAGGTGGAGCGCGAACGCCCCGGCGTAGACGGCGCGGACGAGCGCGGAGCAGTCGACGCCGCTCTTCGTGGTGCCGCCGAAGCGGTACGGCACGCCCATCCACTCGGACGCCGCGCGGAGGAGTTGCGCTTCCGCCGCCGTCGCGGGCACCGGAGCGCGAGCGCGGGCCTCGACCGTCGCGGGCGTCGTCGCGTTTCCAACCGGGGCGCTCGACCCGCACCCGGCGAGGAGCAGGAGCGCCGCCGTGGCGACGAGCGGAGCGAACGCGCGGTCGAGTGCGAATCGAAACGGGGGCATGACGAAACGAACGGTTGGGTAATGTTTTGCTTTAAGGTAAGACATTGACGTGAAATAGAACGATAGCAACCGGATTGCGTCCACGGTGGCGGGAACACGGTCTTGCCGTGAGGATTCACCCGAGGTGTCGCGCACCGTGCCTCCCTCGTCTGCAAGCTCCGGTCCGGTTCGGCGCACCAATCCTCCTTCCGCGTTTTCCACCGACCCGATTCCCCATGCCGTATCCCGAGCCGCTCGTCCAACCCATGCGCGCAGAGCTAACCCGCCTCGGCGTGGACGAACTCACCGACGCCGCCGCCGTCGATCAGGCGATGGAAGCGGCCGAGGACCAGACCGTCCTCGTCGTCGTCAACTCCGTGTGCGGTTGCGCCGCGGCGAACGCTCGTCCCGCTGTCGCGATGGCGAAGAACGTCGGTCCGCAGCCCGACCGCTACGTGACGGTCTTCGCCGGGCAGGATCTGGAGGCGACCGCGCGCATGCGCGAGCACCTGCAGGGCATCCCGCCGTCGTCGCCGTTCATGGCGCTGTTGAAGGACGGCGACCCCGTCTTCGTGCTGGAGCGCCGCCACATCGAGGGCCGCAGCGCGAGCGCGATCGCGACCGACCTCGTGGGTGCGTTCGAGAAGTACTGCGGGACCGACGCCGCGCCCGCCGGCGAAGCCGAGCGCCCCGAACTCGCCGCGCAGCCCGACGCCCGCGGCGAACTGCCCGACTCGTTCCGCTCGATCCTCTGATCCGAAAGCTGGAACGGAATTGATATCGCGGGGGCGGCGCTTGCGTTGCCCCCGCGCTGCGTTTTCAGAGGTCGTCTCCGAGCGCGCCTTGTCGGACCGCGAGGCCGAGATAGCCGAGCCCACCGGCGAAGGCCGCGAGTACGACCCAGAGACCGGATTCGGCCCACGCCTGCACGATGCCCACGAGCACGAGGAATGGGAGCGCGTAGGTGACGACCCGGAGGGCAGCGAGGGCGGCCGGCCGAAGGGGCGTCCCGGCCAGGCGGAGCATCCAGCCGATGTGGAGCAGCCGCATCGCCGCGCCGACGACGCCGAGCGCGACGATCGCATCGAGCGCGGTGCCGAGTACGGCGACGGCAGCGAAGGCGCCGGTCTGGACTACGAACAGGACGATGCTGAAGCCGAGGTCGGCGCGCTGCTGCTCCGTGACGTCGAACACGCGCGTCAGCGGCACGGCGACGGAGACGAGCAGCACCCACACCGACAGCGCGCGGGCGTATTCCCCAGCCAGTGCCCACTCCGGGCCGAACACAAAGGCAAACAGGGCAGGACCCGCGACGGCGACGACGAGCGCGGGGTAGACCGTCACGACGAGGAGCTGGCGGAGGACGCTGAGCGTGAGCGGACCCAACCGGTTCGCGCGGTGCGCCTCGGCCGCCCGGACGAAGAACACCTGCCCGACGGCACCGGTCAGCAGGCCGAGGGGGAGCACGAGGGTCCCGAACGCGATGCCGAACTGGCCGACGGTGCCCGTGGTGAAGAAGGCGGCGAGGAGGAGGACCGGCGCGCGGCTGGCGAGGACGTTCAGCAGGGCGGCAGGTGCCGAGAAGAGCGGGAAGCGGACATATCGCCGCGCGAGCGTCGGAAGAGCGGAGAGGGAAACACGCAGCCGCCGCCCGTCGGCGTACATATACGTCGCGCCGAGCCAGAGGACGCTCACGACGAACCCTACGGCGGCGCCAGCGACGAGGCCCACCGCGCCGATCGCCAGGAACCCGGCGGCGAGTTGGATCGCCACAACACTCCCGCTCTGCACGGCCCGGCTGGCCGAGACGGGGCGGAACCGGTGGAGGCGGGTGTGCCACGTCTCGAGCGCGAGGCCCCACCCCGCGAGGACGACAGCGGGCGGGAGGAAGAGGAGCGCCGGCCGCATCGCCGGCCCGCCGAGCACCTCGGCCCACCACGAGAGGTCCAGCAGGACGAGGGCAGTCGCCAGGCCCACGCCCATCGTCACGGCGAAGGCGAGGGCGAGCACGCCCGCCGCGTCGTCGTCGTCGTCGGGGAGCATGAGGGCATCCTCATAGCGGCCGGAGGAGACGGTGCCGAGCACGGTGACGAGCGTGACGAAGACCGTCAAAACGCCGAACTCGTCGGGGGTGAACAGCCGCGTCAGCACCGGCCGCGCGGCGAAGACGACGGCTTGGGCCGCGACGGCGCCCGTAACGAGGGTGAGGACGGGGCGCAGGAAGCCGCCGTGGCGGAGTCTCTCGGCACGGCGGATCGAGCGCTTCGCCCGTGCGAGCCGCAGGCGGACCCGTCGCAGAGTGCGGAGCGCGTTCAAGGCGAGGGTCCGGTTAGCCGGTACACCGTCCACTCTGCGTTTTCGAACGCCACGGCGAAAGGGAGGCGCGTGCCGCGCGCCACGAGCGCGTAGTCGGCGCCGTATCCCGACTGGAGCCGCTGCCAGTCAGCCGGGCCGAGCTGCTCGTACGCGGCGTCGAGCACCGGCTTCACGCCGACCCCCGTCGCCGGCAGCGTGATGGGCGCGATGTCCATCAGCCGCTGAAACCACGTCTGCATCGCAGCATCGGTGAAGACGAACCCGGTGAAATCGGCGACGACGGCGCGGCGGGCGAACGTCCGAAACGTGCTCACGGACGGAGGGGTCGCGAACAGGGCGTCCTCGGCCGTCGCTACCCGTGCCCACGCTTCGACCTCGCCCAGCGGAGAGGCCTGATGGCGCAGCGGGTGGAGCAGCGCACCCGGCCGCCCCACATCCCGGACAGCGAGTCCGGCGAGGAGCACAAGCAGCACGGTCGCGACGGCCAGCCCGATCCACCGGCGGCCGAGCACGCCCTCGCTGAATCGCCGGAGTGCGTCGGGCAGCAGACTCGCGAACGCAGCGGTGACGAGGATCGATGCTACGAGCGTGACGAGCACCGTCAGCTTGAACAGTTGCAGCTTCGCCACGAGCGTCACGGGGACGATTTCGACGAAGAGCACGGCGATCCCGCAGAGGAGCGCGATGAAGACGCCGCTCGCCGCGAGAAAGCCTCCGTGTCGGAGGACGCCACGCCGGTGCAGCCATCGGCCCGCCGCGATCCCGAACACGGCGACCGGCCAGAACCGGAGGTGGGCACCGGCCCCGAAAGAGAAGAACAGATGGTGGTGCGGATTGCGAAAGAGGGCGTGGATGTAGAACGGCGGCGGTGCGGACTCGACGGTCGGGCTCGTGGCGGACTGTTCGAACCCCACTGGGACGAGGATCGGCAGGGCGGCGAGGACGAACGCACCGCCGAATCGCACGAGGTCGAGGAGGTCGGCGCGCCACTTCTGTCCTTCGAGGTCCGCGCTCAACGCCGCCCGCCCGAGCCCGACCACGCCGAGCACGAGGGCCGTCTGCGCCCCGGCGAGCAGGTGGAACCACGCCGCGACGCCGAGGAGCACGCCCGCCCAGCCCCAGCGCCGTTGCAGGAAGAGGGTGATCGCGGGCACGGCGAGCGCCCACGCCACGCCCTCCGGCACGAGCGCGTCGTAGGCCAGCGAGTTCGCCCCGAGCGTCCACTTCACCGTCAGCACGAGCACGACGGGCACGCTCAGCGCCGCCGCGAGCCGGTCGCGGACGAGATCGCGCGCGAGTCCGTACACGCCGAAGCTGAGCGCGACGGTCACGCCAATCCACAGCAGCAGCACGCTCAGCCACCCGGGTAGAACGAGGCTCGGCAGTGCCATCAGCCACAGGAAATACGTCCGCACGTTGACGCCCGACGCGACGGTCTGCACCAGCCAGTCCTGCGTGAACAGGCTGCCGTCGAGGAGGTGGAGCAGCGATGGGATCAGCTCGTCCTGATCGCCCGATCCGTAGACGTACCCGAACCGGAGAAAGGTCGCAGCGAGGGTGAGGAGCGCGACGAAGAGCGGGAGCCCGTGCTGCTGCCGGCGGAGTCGCCCCGCGAGGTCGCCGATCGTCGACGGCGGAGCGGGTGTGCCGTCAGGGCGGGCGGGCGCGTCGGACTGCATCGGGAGGGGGGCCGGAGGCGAGCGGGGTCACCGCCGCAGCCGGTCGAGCAGGCGGAGCTCGGGGCGGGCGGTGTGGCGGGCGCGAAAATACGGAACGAGTGCGCTGCCGAACCGACGCTTGAACTCGGCGATGGACGGCGTGTTGGCCCCGACGAAGTCGAAGGTCGCCACGCCCTCCTCGCGCAGCCGGGGCAGGACGTGGCCGAGCAGCACGGTCATCGCCGCGCCGGGCTCGCTGCCGGCGAGCCAGTAGTGCGCCGTCCGCCCGTCCGAGAGCACGAGCAGTCCGGCTTCTGCCGTCCCATCGCGGCGCGCGACGAAAGCCCGGACAAGGCCGTCCTCGGCGAGTCCGTGCGCCAGTGCCGCCGCCGATTCCGATGCGATCCCGAGCGATTGCCCCTGCCGGGCGTGCGATGCCTCGACGAGCGCGAGCGCCTCGGCGACGTATTGGGCTCCGTCCGCTAGCACGAAGTCGTCCCGCTCCCTTTTCAGCGTCCGCTTCGGGTTCGACGACCAGCCCGACGTTACGGCGTCCTGCGCTTGCAGGTCGATGCGGTACGTGAACGCGGGCTCGACCCGCCAGCCCTGCCACTGGAACGGCCGCACGTCGCCGAGCGACGGGTGGAGGACCAGCGTCGCCTGATGGAACGTGCCGGCAATCAGTCCGAGCAGGGCATCGAGCGGCGAGCGGTGATGGTGCACGTCGGTCTCGCGCAGGTCCCCGTCGAGCAACGGAGAGACGTACTGCACGAGCGGCGGGAGGGCGGCGGCGCGGTAGGGCCCCCGCCGCTTCTCGAACACGAGCGCCCCGGCGCGCAGCACATCGTCCTCCCATACCGAGGCGACGAAGGCAGGCAGGCCGAGCGCGGCCTCGACTCGGGCCGCGAACCGGAGGTCAGCGTACGCCGTGGCCTGCGCGCTCTGGGCGAGCAGCCGGTCCCACGCGGGGCGCACGGCCGGATCGCTCAGGCGGTGGAGAGACGTGCGGTACGGGGATGCGTCGGCCATCGCGCCAAAATACAGTAGGGGCGCAGCGTGCTGCGCCCCTACGGCAAAACCGGCAATCGGGTGGATTACAGGATGTACTGGCTGAGGTCGCGGTTCTCGACGACGGACTGGAGCCGGTCGCGGACGTAGGCCTCGTCGACCGTGATCGTGTCGTCCTGCTGCGCTTCGGGGACCTCGAAGAGGATCTCCTCGAGCAGCGTCGTCAGGATCGTGTGGAGCCGCCGGGCGCCGATGTTCTCGACCTCCTCGTTGACGTGCGCCGCGATCCGGGCGATCTCGCGCACGGCATCGTCGGTGAACTCGATCGTCACGCCTTCGGAGGCGAGGAGCGCTTGGTACTGCTTGAGGAGGGCGTTCTTCGGGATCGTGAGGATCTTGTAGAAGTCGTTCTCGGTGAGGTTGTCGAGCTCGACGCGGATCGGGAAGCGGCCCTGCATCTCGGGGATGAGGTCGCTCGGCTTCGAGACGTGGAACGCGCCCGAGGCGATGAACAAGATGTGGTCGGTCTTAACGGGTCCGTACTTCGTCATCACCGTCGAGCCCTCGACGATCGGGAGGAGGTCGCGCTGGACGCCCTCGCGCGAGACGTCCGGCCCGCCCGCCTGCCGCGAGCCGCCGGCTACCTTGTCGATCTCGTCGATGAACACGATGCCCGACTGCTGGACGCGCTCGACAGCCACGCGCTGGACAGCGTCCATGTCGATGAGCTTCTGCGCTTCCTCGGCCGTGAGCGCTTCGATGGCCTCGTTCACTGGCATCCGGCGCTTCTTCTTTTTCTTGCCGCCGCCGAGGTTGCCGAACATCTCCTGGATGTTGATCCCCATCTCTTCGAGCCCCATCGGCCCGAACATCTGGAGCGTCGGCGTGCTCTCGCTCGCCACGTCGATCTCGATCTCGCGCTCGTCGAGTTTGCCCTCGTGGAGCATCGTACGGAAGCGCTCGCGCGTGCGCTCACGGAGGTCGTCCTCGTCCGTCGGCTCGCCTTCGACCTCCTCCTGCGGGCGGATCACGAAGCCGGGACCGTTGAGGAGGGTGCCTTCCCGCTCCTTGCGCGGCTTCGACGGCGGGATCAGCACGTCGAGCACGCGCTCCTCGGCCTGCTGCCGGGCCTTCTCCTGCACGCCTTCGGCCTGCTCTTCCTTGATCATCCCGATCGCGAAGTCGGTGAGGTCGCGGATGATGGAGTCCACGTCGCGGCCGACGTAGCCGACCTCGGTGAACTTCGTGGCCTCGACCTTGATGAAGGGCGCGCCGGCGAGGCGGGCGAGGCGGCGGGCGATTTCGGTCTTGCCCACGCCCGTCGGGCCGATCATGATGATGTTATTGGGCATGATCTCCTCGCGCATCTCGTCGGGCGCGTTCATGCGCCGCCAGCGGTTGCGGAGGGCGATGGCGACGCTCTTCTTGGCGTCGTCCTGCCCGATGATGTACTTGTCGAGTTCCGCGACGATCTGGCGCGGGGTGCGTTCTTCGTGCATGAGCATGTCGGAAGCGCCGAGCCGCGGGCCCGGCGCGATGAGCAAAAGGGAGAGGCGTTGTACGAGGGGAGGCCCGCCGGGTTTATGGAATTCCGACGACGCCTGAAATGACGCCGGACCCCCCGCCGCGCTCGCGGTCGCTCACTCCGGGACGCGTCCCTCCGTTCACTCCCAGCTTCGCGCGGCTGTCCCCCTCGATGAGGGGGACAGCTTTTCGAGCGTATGCGAGAAAGGCAGGGGGTTGCGCTTACTCCTCTTCGGTCGCGAGGTCGCCGAACTCGCCTTCGTAGTCGGCTCCGTCGCCGTTGGACTCGTACTCGTCCTCGTCGTCGTAGTCGGCGCGCATCTCGTTCTGCACCTCGCGGACGGCGGGGTGCTCGGGGTTGACGATGAGGACGGTGTAGTCGTAGGGCATCCCCTTGCGGCGCTCGAGCCGGCACGCCCCGCAGTCCTCGAGGTCGCCGATGAGCGACTTCGGATCGTGGTCTTCGATGTCGCCGAGCTCTTCGGAGAGCTTGCGGAGGAGCGGCGTGAGGTAGACCTCGTCGTACTGCCCGAAGTAGTCCTCGATCACGCGGAGGGCCTCGACGTCGATGGGGAAGGGGAGGTCGGTGACCTCGGCGAACTCCGTCGTCGTCTCCGGCTGGCCGTTCGCGTGGTGATCCTCCTGGAGGAGGGTGCGGGCGTCCTCGGTCATCAGCGTCTCGGCGTCGATGAAGCGGCCGGCGTCGACGTTCTCGAAGAGGCGGGCCGAGAGGTGCTCGCGGAAGGAGACCATGATGACCTCGCAGCCGCGCCGCTGGATCGCCTGCACGAGCGGGACGTAGTCGCGGTCGCCGGAGACGAGGACGACGGTGGCGATGTCGCGCCGGTCCTGCACGAGGTCGAGCGCGTCGATGCAGAGCTGGAGGTCGGTCGTGTTGCGGTGCATCGTCGAGGGGACGAAGCACGGGTCGATGCCGAGGAGGTAGAGCGCGCGCTGGACGTGGCGGGCGTGGTCGTCGAGCCCCGCGAAGTCGGCGTAGGCGCGGCCGACGGCGATGGGGGCTTCCTGCTCGACCAACCGCTGGCGCAGCGCGTCGATCATGTCGAGGATGTGGTCCCCCGGCGAGGCGTGGCCTTCGAGCCTGTTCTTGAGGTAGTAGTAGAGGTTTTGGTAATCGATCAAGACGGCGGCACGGGCAGAGCCCGGCGCCTGGTGGGTAGGTTCGCGCATGGTTACAATCGTAGCGTTGTGCCCGCGTCCCCGCAGACGCACGGCCCCGATCCGTAGAATTTTCCGGATTCAGTCCGTCCCCTGGGTGCCGGTGGCTGTGGTGGCAGCCTCCGGTTCCTTCGCGTCGAGTTCGAGGATCGTGAGGTTATGGTTCGTGTAAATGCAGATGTCAGCCGCGATGTGAAGCCCCTCTTCGACGATTTCCCGCGCCGAGAGTCCGCTGCTGTGCTTGAGTAGCGCCCTCGTGGCGGCGAGGGCGTAGGGCGCCCCGCTCCCGATGGCGAGGATGTCATCGTCGGGCTCGATGACGTCGCCGGTCCCGCTGATGAGCAGGAGCCGGTCAGAGGCAGCGACGGCGAGGAGGGCTTCCAGCCGGCGGAGGTAGCGGTCCGTCCGCCAGTCCTTCGCCAGCTCGACGGCGGCGCGTGTGGTGTTGCCGCCGTACTTCTGGAGCTTTTCCTCGAACCGCTCGAAGAGCGTGAACGCGTCGGCGGTGGCGCCGGCGAACCCCGCGAGGATCTTCCCCCCGAACAATGGGCGAACCTTCTGCGCGCTGTGCTTGAGCACGGTGTCTTTCATCGTCGCCTGCCCGTCGGAGCCGAGGACAACGCGGCCGTTGTGTCGCACGCCGAGTACGGTGGTGGCGTGGATGGCCGGGAAGGCCGAGCGATGGGTGGAAGACATGCGGGAAGGAAATTAGGGGAGGAGACCGCAGCGTGGGATAGCCGTCGCCTGGTCGCTGAGGCGTAAAGATACGATATCTAAATTATGTCGTCGTCGAAACAAGCACTTGCCTAGCCCGCCGTCTCAGCGGCCGTATCCGGCGAGCAGTTCGACGATGGCGTCCTGCGCCCGCGTCACCCGCCCGACGCTCGTGCCGAAGTTGTTGGCGAGGAGGGCGAACGCGAGGGGCGTCCCGGCCGCGGTCGTTACGTAGCCGCTGAGGTTGCGGGCTCCGGTGACGGTCCCCGTCTTCGCGCGGGCGTTGCCTCGCGCGCGGCCCGAGCGGAGCCGCCGCTGCAGCGTGCCGTCCTCCCCGCCGACGGCGAGGGAGCGCACGTACGCCTCGGTGACGCGGGGGTCCGGGTGGACCCACATCACGCGGAGGAGGCCCGTCACGTCCTCCGGCGACACCGAGTTGTAGGGGGAGATGCCGGAGCCGTCGCGCAGCCGCATCGTCTCGAGGTCCATCCCGGCGCGCTCGAAGAGGGGCGCGGCGGCGAGGAGCCCGGCCTCGGCGGAGCCGCAGTCGACGTCGTCCGGCCGGTCCTCGGGGCAGCGCACGGCGCCGAGCGTCTTGAGCAGATGTTCGGCGTAGAGGTTCTGGCTCTCCTTGTTGGTGAGGGCGACGATCTCGGAGAGCGGGCGCGACGTGTGCGTGGCAACCGGGATGAGCCGCCGGTACTCCGGCTTCTCGCGCCAGTCGTCGATGTCTACGGGGTCGCCGTCGACGTGGACGCCCTCGGCGCGGAGTGTGGCGCGGAGGACGTGCGCGAAGTAGCGCGTCGGGTTGTGCACCGAGACCGTCTGCTGGAGGCGCTCGCCGACCGGCACCTCGGACTCGATCCAGAACGTGTTGCCGCCGCGCTCGCGCCGGATCTCGCGGTCGGCGTCCCGCCGCGAGCGGACCGTCTCGGTTTTGTTGACGAAGTAGACGTAGTCGGTATCGCCCGGCTCCCAGCTCAGCTCGGCGCGGCGGCCGATCCGCTCGCCCCGCGCGGTGACGACGATGCGCCCCTCGTTAAAGGAGAGCCCGCTGATCTCGGCGGCGAAGCGCGAGGGCACGTCGTCCCACGCCCAGCCGTTGCCGAGTTCGGTGTCGTCGAACACGTCGTCGTCGCCGATGACGTGCTCGGTGACGGCCGTGATGCCGCGGGCTTTGACGGAGTCCGCCCATGCGCGGAAGAGCGCCGTAGCGTCGGCGTCGTGGGGGTAGCCCTCGGTGAAGGCGCGGTCGCCGATCGTCGGGTCGCCGGAGCCGCGGACGACGAGGTTGCCTTCGAGGACCGAGCCGCGCACGGTGCCGTCGAGGTAGAGCGTCGTCGTGTAGCGGTAGTCGGGGCCGAGCCCGTCGAGCGCGGCGGCCGTCGAGAACAGCTTCTGGTTCGAGGCCGGGATGAAGTTCTTCCGCTCGTTCCGGGCGTAGACCGTGTCGCCCGTCGCGAGGTCGACGACGTGGAGGCCCCAGAACGCATCGTCGAAGTCGGGGTCGTCTATGATGGCGTCGATGGCGGCGCGGAGCGCTTCCGGCGATGACTGCGCGCGGGCCGGGCCCGCGAGCCAGACGAACCCGAGGACGAGGAGGAGGGCCGTGCGCGTCACGATCGTTGAGGGATGGGGTGGGGAGGTGCCGAGGTCCGGTACCGCCGAGCGGCGAAACGGCACGAGCCGCTCTCTCTGCTCGGTCGGGCCCCCGGTGCGGGGCACGTGCCTGTTAGCGGAGCGACGTGTTCTCCAACTCCTCGCGCTCGGGCGAGATCTGGTCGAGGAGCACGTACACGTAGTCCACTGTGCTGAGCGCGGCGGAGGGTTCGAGGTAGATCACGAGGTCGTTCCGGCCCTTCGCGGCGAACACCGAGTCCACCTTCCCCACGGGGATGCCGGGCGGGAACGTCCCGCTGAACCCGCTCGTGACGACGAGCTGGCCGCGCACGACGGGCTCCGTCTTGCCCACGTACTCCATCAGCAGCCGGTCGTAGGCCGTCCCGTCCCAGCGGACGACGCCGTCGCGGCCGAGCAGCTCGATCTGTGCCGGGACGCGGAAGTCGGTGTTCTGGTGCGGCATCACGAGGGCGTAGTTCTCGCTCGCGAGCACCACTTTTCCTATGATCCCGCGCTCGTCGATCACGGCCATGCCGACGCGCACGCTGTCGCTCGTGCCGACGTTGAGCGTGAGGAGGTTGTCCTGCTTCGTGATGTCCTTGCCGACGATGCGCGCGGGCACCATGTCGAAGCTGACGGAGTCGCGGAAGGCGACGAGCGCGCGGAGCCGGTCGTTCTCGCGACGGGCTTCGCGGAGGCGCGCCACCTCCGCCGCGAGGGCGATGTTGTCGGCCCGCAGTTCGTCGTTCTCATCGAGGGCGCGGGTGTAGCG includes:
- a CDS encoding DUF6798 domain-containing protein, which produces MQSDAPARPDGTPAPPSTIGDLAGRLRRQQHGLPLFVALLTLAATFLRFGYVYGSGDQDELIPSLLHLLDGSLFTQDWLVQTVASGVNVRTYFLWLMALPSLVLPGWLSVLLLWIGVTVALSFGVYGLARDLVRDRLAAALSVPVVLVLTVKWTLGANSLAYDALVPEGVAWALAVPAITLFLQRRWGWAGVLLGVAAWFHLLAGAQTALVLGVVGLGRAALSADLEGQKWRADLLDLVRFGGAFVLAALPILVPVGFEQSATSPTVESAPPPFYIHALFRNPHHHLFFSFGAGAHLRFWPVAVFGIAAGRWLHRRGVLRHGGFLAASGVFIALLCGIAVLFVEIVPVTLVAKLQLFKLTVLVTLVASILVTAAFASLLPDALRRFSEGVLGRRWIGLAVATVLLVLLAGLAVRDVGRPGALLHPLRHQASPLGEVEAWARVATAEDALFATPPSVSTFRTFARRAVVADFTGFVFTDAAMQTWFQRLMDIAPITLPATGVGVKPVLDAAYEQLGPADWQRLQSGYGADYALVARGTRLPFAVAFENAEWTVYRLTGPSP
- a CDS encoding BrxA/BrxB family bacilliredoxin, whose protein sequence is MPYPEPLVQPMRAELTRLGVDELTDAAAVDQAMEAAEDQTVLVVVNSVCGCAAANARPAVAMAKNVGPQPDRYVTVFAGQDLEATARMREHLQGIPPSSPFMALLKDGDPVFVLERRHIEGRSASAIATDLVGAFEKYCGTDAAPAGEAERPELAAQPDARGELPDSFRSIL
- a CDS encoding C40 family peptidase produces the protein MPPFRFALDRAFAPLVATAALLLLAGCGSSAPVGNATTPATVEARARAPVPATAAEAQLLRAASEWMGVPYRFGGTTKSGVDCSALVRAVYAGAFALHLTRSTRTQVNEGIAVRRDDLRTGDLVFFRTGPDQRHVGIYLDGGRLLHASSSRDRVLVDDFNQRHFQETYWTARRLLDVRTDGGPASPVFATTAPPAQPAVRPESARPGPAPSGPARSGW
- the greA gene encoding transcription elongation factor GreA, whose product is MDKPVYLTQEALDKLKEELRLAKTEGRQRIAQEIAEARAQGDLSENAEYDAAKEAQGHHEARIAKLETTIASARLVDEKQIDDSKVFILSTVRVENVKTKKEATYTLVSAEEADMAKGKISIASPVGKGLLGHEVGDVVEITVPAGKVPLKILEISRQ
- the hslV gene encoding ATP-dependent protease subunit HslV — translated: MSSTHRSAFPAIHATTVLGVRHNGRVVLGSDGQATMKDTVLKHSAQKVRPLFGGKILAGFAGATADAFTLFERFEEKLQKYGGNTTRAAVELAKDWRTDRYLRRLEALLAVAASDRLLLISGTGDVIEPDDDILAIGSGAPYALAATRALLKHSSGLSAREIVEEGLHIAADICIYTNHNLTILELDAKEPEAATTATGTQGTD
- a CDS encoding GNAT family N-acetyltransferase, with product MADASPYRTSLHRLSDPAVRPAWDRLLAQSAQATAYADLRFAARVEAALGLPAFVASVWEDDVLRAGALVFEKRRGPYRAAALPPLVQYVSPLLDGDLRETDVHHHRSPLDALLGLIAGTFHQATLVLHPSLGDVRPFQWQGWRVEPAFTYRIDLQAQDAVTSGWSSNPKRTLKRERDDFVLADGAQYVAEALALVEASHARQGQSLGIASESAAALAHGLAEDGLVRAFVARRDGTAEAGLLVLSDGRTAHYWLAGSEPGAAMTVLLGHVLPRLREEGVATFDFVGANTPSIAEFKRRFGSALVPYFRARHTARPELRLLDRLRR
- a CDS encoding lipopolysaccharide biosynthesis protein — its product is MNALRTLRRVRLRLARAKRSIRRAERLRHGGFLRPVLTLVTGAVAAQAVVFAARPVLTRLFTPDEFGVLTVFVTLVTVLGTVSSGRYEDALMLPDDDDDAAGVLALAFAVTMGVGLATALVLLDLSWWAEVLGGPAMRPALLFLPPAVVLAGWGLALETWHTRLHRFRPVSASRAVQSGSVVAIQLAAGFLAIGAVGLVAGAAVGFVVSVLWLGATYMYADGRRLRVSLSALPTLARRYVRFPLFSAPAALLNVLASRAPVLLLAAFFTTGTVGQFGIAFGTLVLPLGLLTGAVGQVFFVRAAEAHRANRLGPLTLSVLRQLLVVTVYPALVVAVAGPALFAFVFGPEWALAGEYARALSVWVLLVSVAVPLTRVFDVTEQQRADLGFSIVLFVVQTGAFAAVAVLGTALDAIVALGVVGAAMRLLHIGWMLRLAGTPLRPAALAALRVVTYALPFLVLVGIVQAWAESGLWVVLAAFAGGLGYLGLAVRQGALGDDL
- the hslU gene encoding ATP-dependent protease ATPase subunit HslU; this translates as MHEERTPRQIVAELDKYIIGQDDAKKSVAIALRNRWRRMNAPDEMREEIMPNNIIMIGPTGVGKTEIARRLARLAGAPFIKVEATKFTEVGYVGRDVDSIIRDLTDFAIGMIKEEQAEGVQEKARQQAEERVLDVLIPPSKPRKEREGTLLNGPGFVIRPQEEVEGEPTDEDDLRERTRERFRTMLHEGKLDEREIEIDVASESTPTLQMFGPMGLEEMGINIQEMFGNLGGGKKKKKRRMPVNEAIEALTAEEAQKLIDMDAVQRVAVERVQQSGIVFIDEIDKVAGGSRQAGGPDVSREGVQRDLLPIVEGSTVMTKYGPVKTDHILFIASGAFHVSKPSDLIPEMQGRFPIRVELDNLTENDFYKILTIPKNALLKQYQALLASEGVTIEFTDDAVREIARIAAHVNEEVENIGARRLHTILTTLLEEILFEVPEAQQDDTITVDEAYVRDRLQSVVENRDLSQYIL
- a CDS encoding NYN domain-containing protein, translating into MREPTHQAPGSARAAVLIDYQNLYYYLKNRLEGHASPGDHILDMIDALRQRLVEQEAPIAVGRAYADFAGLDDHARHVQRALYLLGIDPCFVPSTMHRNTTDLQLCIDALDLVQDRRDIATVVLVSGDRDYVPLVQAIQRRGCEVIMVSFREHLSARLFENVDAGRFIDAETLMTEDARTLLQEDHHANGQPETTTEFAEVTDLPFPIDVEALRVIEDYFGQYDEVYLTPLLRKLSEELGDIEDHDPKSLIGDLEDCGACRLERRKGMPYDYTVLIVNPEHPAVREVQNEMRADYDDEDEYESNGDGADYEGEFGDLATEEE